In the Suncus etruscus isolate mSunEtr1 chromosome 20, mSunEtr1.pri.cur, whole genome shotgun sequence genome, one interval contains:
- the LOC125998166 gene encoding fructose-2,6-bisphosphatase TIGAR-like, which produces MAKAKGEECPFFTPPRGETLDQVEMHGIDFFEFLCHQIWKEVDQNKQASQEGPNNYLETSLAKIFPLRKNHASKFNSDSGALDLVASVLVVSHGAYMRSLFNYFIVDLQCSRPDTVMKSELLSVSPNTGMSVFIVDVMKENRLNL; this is translated from the coding sequence ATGGCAAAAGCCAAGGGGGAGGAGTGTCCTTTCTTCACACCGCCCAGAGGAGAGACGCTAGACCAGGTGGAAATGCATGGGATAGACTTCTTCGAATTTCTCTGTCACCAGATCTGGaaagaagtagatcaaaataAACAGGCTTCCCAAGAAGGTCCCAACAATTATCTGGAAACGTCTCTGGCGAAGATATTCCCTCTCAGGAAAAACCATGCCTCCAAGTTCAATTCAGACAGTGGTGCTCTGGACTTGGTGGCCAGTGTTTTAGTTGTGAGTCACGGTGCTTACATGAGGAGTCTGTTTAACTACTTTATCGTTGACCTCCAGTGTTCCCGGCCAGACACAGTGATGAAATCTGAACTCTTGTCAGTCAGTCCCAACACAGGGATGAGTGTCTTTATCGTAGATGTAATGAAGGAGAACAGGTTGAACCTGTAA